Proteins found in one Fulvitalea axinellae genomic segment:
- a CDS encoding NPCBM/NEW2 domain-containing protein, with amino-acid sequence MKKRFGVGLFFVCLLLVTVTSCDKSVVRSSDSGWIGAILEQGKQQAKGDGFSPYSTKILSKGERLDIEVGIEGVDTLWLMALDGGNGSGWDHAVWGEPVLVDKAGKETSLTDLKIESEVTGWGKVLRNVNFEGKPLSLAGERLKNGLLAHAHSEVAFATGGKYVKLKAVVGVDDGSKPNTKVSFLVGERGLKTNWNAMAKRYPEGMGALSMALGSGNAMMWLADPDAKTLKAALAKSLANSGTAGAWYRERCAELADDKLKPALEFLGTVDGFKKALAILDNNDFGALERSVTNLKSAYGERYAGSEDFLRRIQASKNTFSSLKNELAKGDPGVLEKALKAKAEFASLAKEAMVAHPVLAENALMFVTRMQYLRDHHNSETLFQTDEINTEKFRGGSAIKSIRFGEGGNVKTLIASETGVVRDPDIHYDGQKFLFSMRRDIKDDYHVYEMNVDGTGMKQLTKSPGVSDIDPCYLPNDKIVFSSTREPKYCMCNVHIMANLHRMEADGANITQLGKSTLFEGHSTVLPDGRILYDRWEYVDRNFGDAQGLWTVNPDGTNHKLYWGNNTSSPGGVIDAKPIPNSSLMMAILGSCHDRPWGALALIDRSKGLEGKEPVVRTWPAYARDLISTEGYGKWDVFMQVRPRYEDPYPLDDKYFLCTRTVTKNTERTGLFLIDIYGNETLLYEEEGLGCFDPTVVMERKRERVIPENRKYDKTPGKFYVQNVYEGTHMDDVKPGEIKYLRVVESVEKKAWTGPAWNGQGVHRPAMNWHNFENKRVLGIVDVEEDGSAYFEVPADRFVYFQLLDKDKRMVQTMRSGTSLQPGETQGCVGCHENRLQAPLPIGSAKPMAMRKPANQLKPTWDREKPESMHFLRDIQPIFTANCVSCHDFGKDAGKVLNLAADKNMFFNASYIELRMKNYVKVIGAGPAALQGSYAWGANKSPLVKTIEGDHYGVKLTKEEKERIYEWLDVNAPYYPRFESAYPDNPVGRSPLTHAQVKRLSKLTGVNLMSLGTFRRKTGPQISFERPEVSPCLDGIRDNKAKYAEAVAIIKAGYEQLQRVPRADMKGFQPSEAHMKRLVKYMKFREAEEKSREAIRSGQKVFDGDGAK; translated from the coding sequence ATGAAAAAACGTTTTGGTGTGGGGCTTTTTTTCGTTTGCCTTTTGCTGGTTACGGTAACGTCTTGTGACAAGTCGGTGGTGAGGAGCTCGGATTCGGGCTGGATCGGCGCAATCCTGGAGCAGGGGAAGCAACAGGCGAAAGGAGACGGGTTTAGCCCCTATTCTACAAAAATCTTGTCGAAAGGCGAGCGCCTTGACATTGAGGTCGGGATTGAGGGGGTGGACACCCTTTGGCTGATGGCTTTGGACGGAGGCAACGGAAGCGGTTGGGACCACGCGGTATGGGGCGAGCCCGTATTGGTGGATAAGGCCGGTAAGGAAACATCGCTGACGGACCTGAAAATCGAAAGCGAAGTGACGGGTTGGGGAAAGGTGTTGAGGAATGTCAACTTTGAAGGGAAGCCATTGAGCTTGGCGGGCGAACGCCTAAAAAACGGTTTGTTGGCGCATGCCCACAGCGAAGTGGCCTTTGCCACTGGCGGAAAATACGTAAAGCTGAAAGCCGTTGTGGGTGTGGATGATGGTTCCAAGCCCAATACAAAGGTGAGTTTTTTGGTGGGCGAAAGAGGCCTCAAAACCAATTGGAATGCCATGGCGAAGCGCTATCCGGAAGGAATGGGCGCACTGAGTATGGCTTTGGGATCCGGAAACGCCATGATGTGGCTGGCCGATCCCGACGCGAAGACATTGAAAGCGGCTTTGGCCAAGAGCTTGGCCAATTCGGGAACCGCGGGGGCGTGGTACAGGGAGCGTTGCGCTGAGTTGGCCGACGATAAGCTGAAACCCGCTTTGGAATTTTTGGGAACTGTTGACGGTTTCAAAAAGGCTTTGGCGATTCTTGACAATAACGACTTCGGAGCGTTGGAGCGAAGCGTTACGAACTTGAAAAGTGCGTACGGCGAGAGATATGCGGGAAGCGAAGACTTTTTGCGCAGGATTCAGGCGTCGAAGAACACTTTTTCGTCTTTGAAAAACGAACTGGCCAAAGGAGACCCCGGCGTTTTGGAGAAAGCTCTTAAAGCTAAAGCGGAATTCGCTTCTTTAGCCAAGGAGGCGATGGTGGCGCACCCTGTGTTGGCCGAAAACGCCTTGATGTTTGTCACCCGCATGCAGTATTTGCGTGACCACCATAACTCTGAAACACTTTTTCAGACGGATGAAATCAATACCGAAAAGTTCCGCGGAGGTTCGGCGATCAAGTCTATCCGTTTTGGCGAAGGCGGCAACGTGAAAACCCTGATCGCTTCCGAAACGGGCGTTGTGCGTGATCCGGACATTCATTACGACGGTCAGAAATTCCTGTTCTCGATGCGCCGTGACATTAAGGACGATTACCACGTATACGAAATGAACGTGGACGGTACGGGAATGAAGCAATTGACAAAGTCGCCGGGCGTTTCGGATATCGACCCATGTTACTTGCCGAATGACAAAATCGTATTCTCGTCTACCCGTGAGCCGAAATACTGTATGTGCAATGTCCATATCATGGCCAACTTGCACCGCATGGAAGCCGACGGAGCCAACATTACGCAACTTGGAAAGAGTACGCTGTTCGAAGGCCACTCGACGGTTTTGCCTGACGGAAGAATCCTTTACGACCGTTGGGAATATGTTGACCGTAACTTCGGTGATGCACAAGGACTCTGGACCGTTAACCCTGACGGAACAAACCATAAACTGTACTGGGGAAATAACACCAGCTCGCCGGGCGGTGTGATTGACGCCAAGCCGATTCCGAACTCGTCGTTGATGATGGCCATTCTCGGCTCTTGCCACGACAGGCCTTGGGGCGCGCTCGCTTTGATAGACCGCTCTAAAGGACTCGAAGGCAAAGAACCCGTTGTCCGCACTTGGCCGGCTTATGCCCGCGATCTGATCTCTACCGAAGGTTACGGTAAGTGGGATGTGTTTATGCAAGTTCGCCCTCGTTACGAAGACCCTTATCCGCTTGACGATAAGTATTTCCTCTGTACCCGAACCGTTACCAAAAATACCGAGCGTACGGGATTGTTCCTAATCGATATTTACGGGAATGAGACCCTGCTGTACGAAGAGGAAGGACTCGGGTGTTTTGACCCGACAGTGGTTATGGAGAGAAAGCGCGAGCGCGTTATTCCCGAAAACCGAAAATACGACAAGACTCCGGGCAAATTCTATGTGCAGAACGTATACGAAGGAACGCACATGGACGATGTGAAGCCCGGCGAGATCAAATACCTCCGCGTAGTGGAGTCTGTGGAAAAGAAAGCCTGGACCGGACCGGCTTGGAACGGCCAAGGCGTACACCGTCCGGCTATGAACTGGCACAACTTCGAGAACAAGCGAGTACTGGGTATAGTGGATGTGGAGGAAGACGGATCGGCCTACTTCGAGGTTCCGGCCGACAGGTTCGTTTACTTCCAGCTTCTGGACAAAGACAAGCGAATGGTGCAGACCATGCGTAGCGGAACCTCTCTGCAACCGGGCGAAACGCAAGGTTGCGTAGGTTGTCACGAAAACCGCCTTCAGGCTCCGTTGCCGATAGGTTCGGCCAAGCCGATGGCTATGCGTAAGCCGGCCAATCAGCTGAAACCTACTTGGGACAGGGAAAAACCGGAGTCGATGCACTTCCTGCGCGATATCCAGCCGATTTTCACCGCGAACTGCGTCAGTTGCCACGATTTCGGAAAAGACGCCGGAAAGGTGTTGAACCTAGCCGCCGACAAGAACATGTTCTTCAACGCCTCGTATATCGAGCTTCGCATGAAAAATTATGTGAAAGTAATAGGGGCGGGGCCAGCCGCTCTGCAGGGATCCTACGCTTGGGGAGCGAACAAAAGCCCGCTTGTGAAAACCATTGAGGGAGACCACTACGGCGTGAAGCTGACCAAAGAGGAAAAAGAGCGTATTTACGAATGGCTCGACGTTAACGCACCGTATTACCCAAGATTCGAAAGCGCTTATCCGGATAACCCCGTTGGCCGTTCGCCGCTTACGCACGCCCAAGTGAAGCGCCTGTCGAAACTTACCGGCGTAAACTTGATGTCTTTGGGAACGTTCCGCAGAAAAACGGGACCGCAGATCAGTTTCGAGCGTCCGGAAGTCAGTCCGTGTCTTGACGGTATCCGCGATAACAAAGCCAAGTACGCCGAAGCCGTAGCGATTATCAAAGCCGGTTACGAACAACTTCAGCGGGTGCCACGCGCCGACATGAAAGGCTTCCAGCCGAGCGAAGCCCATATGAAGCGCTTGGTGAAATATATGAAGTTCAGGGAAGCGGAAGAGAAAAGCCGCGAGGCCATCCGCTCAGGACAAAAAGTATTTGACGGAGACGGGGCGAAATAA
- a CDS encoding GntR family transcriptional regulator, giving the protein MELKIDHNSPVPLHAQAEALLKELIIQDEYQKEGRLLPNEVDLAKRLGISRNTLRQAINKLVFEGLLSRKKGVGTRVIKKQLSTQLENWTSFRNEMKRLGKEVVEFEILADQVKADKDVANKLRIEPGTTVTRLSKVRGTDEGPIVWFVSYFHPRVGLTGEEDFTRPLYEILEQDCSTVPSLSREELQADLADQNLAEKLKIKNGDAILTRKREVYDPGNRPIEYNICYYRGDKFVYTIDIHR; this is encoded by the coding sequence ATGGAATTAAAAATAGACCATAACAGCCCGGTACCCTTGCATGCGCAAGCCGAGGCGCTTTTGAAGGAGCTTATTATCCAAGACGAATACCAGAAGGAAGGACGCCTTTTGCCTAACGAGGTAGACTTGGCCAAAAGACTGGGGATATCGCGCAACACACTGAGGCAGGCCATCAACAAGCTGGTGTTCGAAGGTCTGTTGTCCAGAAAAAAAGGCGTGGGTACGCGCGTTATCAAAAAACAGCTTTCCACCCAATTGGAAAACTGGACTAGCTTCCGCAACGAAATGAAGCGTTTGGGCAAAGAGGTGGTTGAGTTCGAGATTTTGGCCGATCAGGTTAAAGCCGACAAGGACGTGGCCAATAAGCTCCGCATAGAACCCGGCACTACGGTAACCCGCCTTTCCAAAGTCCGCGGCACGGACGAAGGGCCTATCGTTTGGTTTGTTTCCTATTTCCATCCCCGCGTAGGCCTAACGGGCGAAGAGGATTTTACTAGACCTCTTTACGAGATCCTTGAACAAGATTGCTCAACCGTGCCGTCGCTTTCCCGCGAGGAACTCCAAGCCGATTTGGCGGACCAAAACTTAGCCGAAAAACTCAAGATCAAGAATGGCGACGCCATCCTCACCCGAAAAAGGGAAGTCTATGATCCGGGCAACAGGCCGATCGAGTACAATATCTGCTATTATAGAGGAGACAAATTCGTTTATACAATCGATATTCACCGTTAA
- the msrA gene encoding peptide-methionine (S)-S-oxide reductase MsrA, with translation MIRFVLLTLSFLLLKGSGYAKVGSMETDKGKEVAVFGAGCFWCVEAVFQELKGVESVEAGYTGGGVKNPTYRQICTGLTGHAEVAKVVFDPGQVSFADLLQVFWSTHDPTTLNRQGADKGTQYRSAVFYTSEEQKREAEKFKNELNEKDVFGKPVVTEITALGDYYPAENYHQDYYDNNKDAGYCQVVIKPKLEKLRKVFSDKLKD, from the coding sequence ATGATAAGATTTGTTTTACTGACGCTGTCCTTTCTGTTGTTGAAAGGTAGCGGATATGCGAAAGTTGGTTCAATGGAAACTGATAAAGGAAAAGAGGTTGCCGTATTCGGTGCCGGGTGCTTTTGGTGTGTGGAGGCTGTTTTCCAAGAATTGAAAGGCGTAGAGTCCGTGGAAGCGGGGTATACGGGTGGCGGGGTCAAAAACCCAACGTACCGCCAGATCTGTACAGGACTGACGGGGCACGCCGAGGTGGCCAAGGTGGTGTTTGATCCCGGACAAGTGAGCTTCGCCGATTTGCTTCAGGTCTTTTGGTCAACGCATGACCCTACGACATTGAACAGGCAAGGGGCCGATAAAGGGACGCAGTATCGTTCGGCCGTGTTTTATACGTCGGAAGAGCAAAAGCGGGAAGCGGAGAAGTTTAAAAACGAGCTGAACGAGAAAGACGTCTTTGGGAAGCCTGTTGTGACGGAAATAACCGCGTTGGGCGATTATTATCCGGCCGAGAATTACCACCAAGATTATTATGATAACAACAAGGATGCGGGCTATTGCCAAGTGGTAATCAAACCCAAATTAGAAAAGCTCAGAAAAGTGTTTTCAGACAAGCTGAAAGACTAA